A stretch of DNA from Cellulomonas sp. WB94:
TGGAAGCCCGCCCGCTCAGCGACCCGCCTCGAGGCCACGTTGTGGGTGAAGCCGGTCCAGCTCAGCCGTTCGAGCCCGAGCCGCTCGGGGTCGAACGCCAGATCGACGACCAGCGCGGTCGCGCGGGACATCAGTCCTCGACCGCGGGCGTGCGCACCGAGCCAGTAGCCGATCTCGGCGGAGCCCGGCGGTTGCACCAAGAGGCCGATCATCCCGTCCAGCCGGTCGGTCGCCGCGTCTCGAACCGACCACGTGAGGTTCGTGCCGGACGACCAGCCGGCCGGGACGACCTGACGGACGAACCCCTCGCCGTCGGCGCGACCGTACGGGCTGGGCACGGTGGTGAACTCCTGGATCGCCGGGTCCTGGCACAGCGCGGCGATCGCGTCGACGTCCCGGTCGTCGGGCGCGCGCAGGTGGACGACGCCATCGGTCAGCTCGATCAGCTCCATGCGTCAGGGTCGCATGCCTGCTACCCGGTCGTCATGGTGTTTCGCCGGACCGCCTCATGCGACCGCTAGCACATCCGCGACTGATGTCGCGGCGTAGCCGTGCGCCTCGGCGACCGCAGAGCTGCACAGCTCGCCCGCGTGGGTCATCAGACCGCGTGCCAGTGCGGGGTCGGCCCGGAGCGCCCCGACCCAGCCGCGGTCGGCCAACGCCGTCAGGTACGGGAGGGTCGCGTTCGTCAAGGCGCGGGTCGACGTCACCGGGACAGCGCCTGGCATGTTGGCCACGCAGTAGAACACCGAGCCGCGCACGGTGAACGTCGGGTCGTCGTGCGTCGTCGGGTGCGTGGACTCGAAGCAGCCGCCCTGGTCGACGGCGATGTCCACGAGCACCGACCCGGGCCGCATCGTGGCGACGAGGTCGTCCGTCACGAGCTTCGGGGCGCGTGCGCCCGGGACGAGGACCGCGCCGATGACGAGATCCGCGTCGGCCACCTCCTGCTGGAGCGTGTACGCGTTCGAGGCGAGCGTGCGTACGGTGCCGCCGAACGCGACGTCGAGCTCGCGCAGCCGCTGCACGGACAGGTCGAGGACGGTCACGTGAGCGCGCATGCCGAGGGCGATCTCGGCGGCGTGCAGTCCCGCGACCCCACCGCCGAGCACGACGACCTTCGCGGCGTCGACACCCGGCACTCCCCGAGCAGCCGCCCCGAGCCGCCCTCGTTCTTCATGAGGTGATACGCACCGACCTGCGCCGACAGGCGACCGGCGACCTCGCTCATCGGTGCGAGCAGCGGGAGCGAGCCGTCCGCGACCTGCACCGTCTCGTAGGCGATCGAGGTCACGCCCGAGGCGAGCAGGGCATCGGTGTCGGGACGGTCGGCGGCGAGGTGCAGGTATGTGAAGAGCACGAGGTCCTTGCGGAGGAACTCGTACTCGGCCGCGATCGGCTCCTTGACCTTGCACACCAGATCGGCCCCTGCCCACGCCTCGTCCGCCGTGGCGACGATGCGCGCGCCGGCTGAGACGTACTCGGCGTCCGAGATCGCCGAGCCCTCCCCCGCGCCTGCCTGGACCAGGACGTCATGACCGCGGGCGACGAGCTGGTGCACGCCCGCCGGGGTGATCGCGACGCGGTACTCACGGTTCTTGATCTCGCTGGGGATCCCGACCCTCATGACGACTCCTGGGTTGTCCGGCCACTGGGCGGCGGCGGTGTGGCATCGATCACGTCTCATGCTCAGCGTGAACTTTCCATGTTTCATGTGGATGACGACCGCATCTGCTGCGGTACTTTCACCTCATGGCCGTACACCCTTCGCCGTCTCCGGTTGGCCGAGGCGATGCACCGAACGATCTGCGAACCGACCGCGGGCGGCGACCGGGGCTGGACGACGTCGACCGGCGCCTGCTCGCGCTGCTCGAGCGCGACGGACGGATGGCCAACAACGCGCTGGCCGAGGCAGTCGGGATCGCCCCGTCCACCTGCCTGGCGCGCGTGCGGCTCCTGCGTGAGTCGGGCGTCATCCGGGGCTTCCACGCGGACATCGACCCGGCGGCGCTGGGCCGGGGACTGCGCGCCATGGTGGCGGTGCGGATGCAGCCCGGCTCGCGCCAACAGCTCGCCGCCTTCGCCCGGCACATCGCTGCACGGCCCGAGATCCTCGACGTGTACTTCCTGGCCGGCGCCGACGACTTCCTCGTGCACGTCGCCGTCCGCGACACCGAGGCGCTCCGGGCGTTCGTCGTCGACCAGCTCAGCGCTCGCCCCGAGGTCGCGGTCACGCAGACCAGCCTCATCTTCGAGCACATGACGCCCGGTGGCTCGACCCGCGGCTGACCGCTGAGCACACTCCTCAGGCCTCGCCCTCCGCGGCCGCCGCGCCCACCCGGTACCGCAGCTCGAGGAACCCGGCGCCGAACCGCGTCACGTCCTCGAGAGTCAGGTTCCCGGGGAGCCGCAGCGGCAGGACGGGCGCGCCGCCACCCAGGACGACGGGCACCACCCCGAGCCACAGCTCGTCGAGCAGCCCGAGCGCAGCGAACTGGGCGACGAGGCCGCCGCCGCCCACGAGCCAGATGTTCCTCCCGGCGGCCGCGACCGCCATGCGGGCGTGCACGGCGCCCACGTCCTCCGCGGTGAGCTCGAGGTCGGCGCCCGGGAACCGGGGCAGGTCCCGGTGCGTGAAGACCCAGGTGCGCCGATGCGGGTACGGCCACTCGTCCATGCCCATGCCGAGCAGGAACTCGTACGTCGATGCGCCCATCGCGATCGCGCCGACGCCCTCGAGGAACCCCTCGAAGTGGGCCGTGACGCCCGGAACCTCCTCGAACGGTGTCAACCAGTCGAGCGATCCGGCCGGGTCCGCGATGTACCCGTCGATGCTCGCGGCCACGTAGTACTGCGTGCGTGTCATCCACCCATCGTGCCCGCGGCCACCGACATCGCGCGCTCAGCCGACCAGCGACGCCCAGACGGCGGCGCGCTGCAGCTGCCTGTCCGCGAGCGCGAGGTCACCGAGCTCGGACCACGTCCACAGCGCCTGCTCGCACGCCCTCGCCACGGACCACGCGGCGATGCG
This window harbors:
- a CDS encoding GNAT family protein, which encodes MELIELTDGVVHLRAPDDRDVDAIAALCQDPAIQEFTTVPSPYGRADGEGFVRQVVPAGWSSGTNLTWSVRDAATDRLDGMIGLLVQPPGSAEIGYWLGAHARGRGLMSRATALVVDLAFDPERLGLERLSWTGFTHNVASRRVAERAGFHIEGHIRGYALQRGGRRDAWVGTLLATDARPVRPAVDG
- a CDS encoding Lrp/AsnC family transcriptional regulator, yielding MAVHPSPSPVGRGDAPNDLRTDRGRRPGLDDVDRRLLALLERDGRMANNALAEAVGIAPSTCLARVRLLRESGVIRGFHADIDPAALGRGLRAMVAVRMQPGSRQQLAAFARHIAARPEILDVYFLAGADDFLVHVAVRDTEALRAFVVDQLSARPEVAVTQTSLIFEHMTPGGSTRG
- a CDS encoding dihydrofolate reductase family protein, with the protein product MTRTQYYVAASIDGYIADPAGSLDWLTPFEEVPGVTAHFEGFLEGVGAIAMGASTYEFLLGMGMDEWPYPHRRTWVFTHRDLPRFPGADLELTAEDVGAVHARMAVAAAGRNIWLVGGGGLVAQFAALGLLDELWLGVVPVVLGGGAPVLPLRLPGNLTLEDVTRFGAGFLELRYRVGAAAAEGEA